In a single window of the Desulfovibrio aminophilus DSM 12254 genome:
- a CDS encoding thioredoxin family protein — translation IIEELRVEYEGRAAVLFIDVWKHPEQGARFGVQGIPTQIFYDAGGREVGRHVGFLDKESIRDTFAKLGVR, via the coding sequence GATCATCGAGGAGCTGAGGGTGGAGTATGAGGGCCGGGCCGCCGTGCTGTTCATTGACGTCTGGAAACACCCTGAACAGGGCGCTCGCTTTGGCGTCCAGGGCATTCCCACCCAGATATTCTACGACGCCGGGGGGCGGGAGGTGGGCCGCCACGTCGGCTTTCTGGACAAGGAGAGCATCCGGGACACGTTCGCCAAGCTCGGCGTGCGCTGA